The genomic DNA CCAGCTAGTTGTGCTCAACTGGTATCGCACTATCACCCTGTTCTTGAAGCGGTTCATCAAGAGCAACGAGAGTCGGCAGGACATTGAGGGCATCTGCCACGAGCGGTTGTTCCTGCTCTTCCAGCTGCATCTTCGCATTAGCCGCTTGCACAAATATATTACGGATAATCTGTCCTGGCTGTCATCCTCCATTTACCTGATGATCTTCACCTGCATCTTCAACATGGAACTCCTACTGGAGTGCAGTCTATTTGCCGAGGATGAGCTCGAAAACAAGATCTACATCATTGCGGACGGTTGTTTGGGACCCGTGTTTATTCCGATCCTGTATGTGCTGATATTGGGGATGTGCACTGACCGATTTCGCGAAGCTGAGTTGCAACTACAGCAGCACATTGTTATCATTCACGGCTTGTACATGAGAAAAGTAGACCCACGTCCTCTAGCCATTTCGGTACTTGACAACGAGGTGAGATTGTTCATAACTGCGAAATTTCTCTACCTGTTTATTTTCACAGCATACCTCCCTTATTCTTCATCAGAAACTGGAACCACTCCAGAATCTGATCATTTTGGGCACCACTTGCGATCGGCAGTTCGTCCTGGACTATATCCTTACGGCCATCTTGACAGCATTGTCGCTGGTCCAGTACACGATTTCATGTGGTCAACCTATCAAGGAATGTGTTACGCACAAGTAGCACCCCAAAAAGATTcaacaaatcaaataataaaagtttttcaaaaaaaacaagaaaggaagcaaacttcggcaagccgaagttcatatacccttgcagctatttcaaaaattaaatactcttgaaaacgttaaaattttgcgtgtatgcttaaaaacattgaagctatgatgattttcagcttaattttgatagttcctatggcagctatacgattgtttctatgggagctatatgctatagtcgtccgattttgttgaaatttaaaccgtaattctgaaatatttaaccattactatatctcgaagaactaaaaaaaaaattaaaaaacaccaaggttataatttttttttatttattttgccaattgctcctatgagagctatatgctatagtcgtccgattttgatgaaatttaaaccgtaattctgaaatatttaaccattactatatctcgaagaactaaaaaaaaaattaaaaaacaccaaagttataatttttttttgtttatctttccgattgttcctatgggagctatatacggacggacagacggacggacagacggacagacggacatggctagatcgactctcctagtg from Drosophila gunungcola strain Sukarami chromosome 2R unlocalized genomic scaffold, Dgunungcola_SK_2 000012F, whole genome shotgun sequence includes the following:
- the LOC128255884 gene encoding uncharacterized protein CG1339 is translated as MWNNDDFRLRGYPNQIVHQWLFKGSALTLYGIACGCHFFKLHYNGRSNQLEEARYHRTWSKIVIAIKVCLLTSQYLLYMVFVMAIYIQASLVNGSAAQSFVLSAMIQGISINVLRRLLMFLHLKGDRRCVKHIVNEILLITSEIERKIGMVYSCDIVLLGVYLCKLWLLYILLDSLWNKPYFLVLNFLYWVLMEYCFAGYFLYQLVVLNWYRTITLFLKRFIKSNESRQDIEGICHERLFLLFQLHLRISRLHKYITDNLSWLSSSIYLMIFTCIFNMELLLECSLFAEDELENKIYIIADGCLGPVFIPILYVLILGMCTDRFREAELQLQQHIVIIHGLYMRKVDPRPLAISVLDNEHTSLILHQKLEPLQNLIILGTTCDRQFVLDYILTAILTALSLVQYTISCGQPIKECVTHK